One stretch of Anabas testudineus chromosome 24, fAnaTes1.2, whole genome shotgun sequence DNA includes these proteins:
- the LOC113149239 gene encoding C-C chemokine receptor type 6-like, protein MSSLSEPEYNESYEDYYIGELIGLCTHNNNHSVEQVVGPYVHSIICILGFMGNSLVIATYAFYKRTKSMTDIYLLNVAIADLLFVVALPLIVYNEMSSWSMGSVACKLLRGSYSVNLYSGMLLLACISTDRYIAIVQARRSFRLRSLSYSRIICAIVWVCAVLLSVPTFYFYHCYQPSHNMMFVPEENLTHSGLNLSVEGWDGVSLPPQYVCEFRFSDNNTALLTKLAVPSTQIAVGFFLPLLIMIFCYTAVIITLLRAKNFQRHKAVRVVLAVVVVFIVCHLPYNVTLLYDTISMFDQHSCEESDALHTAKTVTQTIAYMHCCLNPVLYAFVGVKFRNHFRKIVQDLWCLGKRYIAPRRFSRVTSEIYVSTRRSVDGSSENGSSFTM, encoded by the coding sequence ATGTCGAGCCTTTCAGAACCCGAGTATAATGAAAGTTATGAAGATTATTACATTGGTGAACTGATTGGACTTtgtacacacaacaacaaccacagtgtGGAGCAGGTGGTCGGCCCGTACGTCCACTCCATCATCTGCATCCTGGGCTTCATGGGAAACAGCCTGGTGATCGCCACCTACGCCTTCTACAAGAGGACCAAGTCCATGACGGACATCTACCTGCTCAACGTGGCCATCGCAGACCTGCTGTTTGTGGTAGCGCTGCCTCTTATCGTCTACAACGAGATGTCGTCGTGGTCGATGGGCTCGGTGGCCTGCAAGCTGCTGCGAGGCTCCTACAGCGTGAACCTGTACAGCGGCATGTTGCTGCTCGCCTGCATCAGCACAGACCGCTACATCGCCATCGTGCAGGCCCGACGCAGTTTCAGGCTGCGTTCGCTGTCCTACAGCCGCATCATCTGTGCCATCGTCTGGGTCTGTGCTGTTCTGCTGTCTGTCCCGACCTTCTACTTCTACCACTGTTACCAGCCATCCCACAACATGATGTTTGTGCCGGAGGAGAATCTGACCCACAGCGGGCTGAACCTCTCAGTCGAGGGATGGGACGGTGTCTCCCTGCCTCCACAGTACGTCTGCGAGTTCAGGTTCTCTGATAACAACACAGCCTTGTTGACCAAGCTGGCCGTTCCCAGCACCCAGATCGCTGTGGGCTTCTTCCTGCCGCTGCTCATCATGATCTTCTGCTACACCGCCGTCATCATCACGCTGCTGAGAGCCAAAAACTTCCAGCGGCACAAGGCGGTGCGGGTGGTGctggctgtggtggtggtgttcATTGTCTGCCACCTGCCCTACAACGTCACGCTCCTTTATGACACCATCAGCATGTTCGACCAGCATAGTTGTGAAGAGTCGGACGCCCTGCATACGGCCAAGACAGTCACTCAGACCATCGCCTACATGCACTGCTGCCTGAACCCAGTGCTGTACGCCTTTGTAGGAGTCAAATTCAGAAACCACTTCAGGAAGATTGTCCAGGACCTGTGGTGTCTGGGGAAGAGGTACATTGCCCCACGCCGCTTCTCCAGAGTCACCTCTGAGATCTATGTGTCCACTCGCAGATCAGTGGACGGATCCAGTGAGAACGGCTCCTCTTTCACCATGTGA
- the LOC113149237 gene encoding kelch repeat and BTB domain-containing protein 11-like, which translates to MEVSEGAESLLSSGDLCSHLGSAAADMSQLISAENCYEVLTKAKDEGAEGVRDRVYRFMSDHYLQVLRAPGVYGRLTAGERELILALRMEGREVLAVAETFEVHDRGGSRDSSRPQSPLQPAPEDAEHRRVFCLRTDTRQWEVLTSLPEEIPDKGSGMCTLYNYLFVAGGISAHGDGRSKASDRVFCFNPQTGAWSQVRPLSQPRCQLRLVSMDGHLYAIGGECLFTVERYDPRADRWSPVAPLPRGSFAVAHEATSCGGELFVSGGSLFYRLLRYDSRRDEWEECPFNESRRRSTDMVARRSLVYRFDVDRERAAVNVYRYNTVVKVWHGGASFPLDKPLPFRCAVLGDRIYCVNRSHTLQFEVGGEREGFLPEVLPSPAEARGALVPFVLCLNRDK; encoded by the coding sequence ATGGAGGTCAGTGAGGGCGCAGAGTCGCTTCTGTCGTCCGGGGATCTTTGTTCACACCTCggctctgcagctgcagacatgTCGCAGCTCATCAGCGCAGAAAACTGCTACGAGGTTCTAACAAAAGCCAAGGACGAAGGCGCGGAGGGCGTCAGGGACCGGGTCTACCGCTTCATGAGCGACCACTACCTGCAGGTGCTGCGGGCCCCCGGGGTGTACGGCCGGCTGACGGCGGGGGAGAGGGAGCTCATCCTGGCGCTGAGGATGGAGGGGAGGGAGGTGCTGGCGGTGGCCGAGACCTTCGAGGTGCACGACCGCGGGGGGAGCCGGGACAGCAGCCGGCCGCAGAGCCCGCTGCAGCCCGCCCCGGAGGACGCCGAGCACCGGCGGGTGTTCTGCCTCCGCACGGACACTCGGCAGTGGGAGGTGCTGACCAGCCTGCCGGAGGAGATCCCGGACAAAGGCTCCGGGATGTGCACCCTGTACAACTACCTGTTCGTGGCGGGGGGGATCAGTGCGCACGGGGACGGCCGCTCCAAAGCCTCGGACCGGGTCTTCTGCTTCAACCCGCAGACCGGCGCCTGGAGCCAGGTCCGCCCGCTGAGCCAGCCCCGCTGCCAGCTCCGGCTGGTGTCCATGGACGGACACCTGTACGCCATCGGGGGGGAGTGTCTGTTCACGGTGGAGCGCTACGACCCGCGGGCGGACAGGTGGAGTCCGGTGGCCCCGCTGCCCAGAGGCTCCTTCGCGGTGGCGCACGAAGCGACGTCCTGCGGCGGGGAGCTGTTCGTGTCCGGCGGCTCGCTCTTCTACCGCCTGCTGCGCTACGACTCCCGCCGGGACGAGTGGGAGGAGTGTCCGTTCAACGAGAGCCGCCGGCGGTCCACGGACATGGTGGCGCGCCGCAGCCTCGTGTACCGCTTCGACGTGGACCGGGAGCGCGCGGCGGTGAACGTGTACAGGTACAACACGGTGGTCAAGGTGTGGCACGGCGGCGCGAGCTTCCCCCTGGACAAGCCGCTGCCGTTCCGCTGCGCGGTGCTCGGGGACCGGATCTACTGCGTCAACCGGAGCCACACGCTGCAGTTCGAGGTGGGGGGGGAGCGGGAGGGCTTCCTGCCGGAGGTGCTGCCCTCCCCCGCAGAGGCCAGAGGAGCCCTGGTGCCTTTTGTCCTCTGTCTGAACCGGGACAAGTGA